In Mixophyes fleayi isolate aMixFle1 chromosome 4, aMixFle1.hap1, whole genome shotgun sequence, the following proteins share a genomic window:
- the NPM1 gene encoding nucleophosmin: MEDSMDMENMAPLRPQNFLFGCELKADKKEYVFKVDDDENEHQLSLRTVSLGAGAKDELHIVEAEGMSYEGKTLKIVLASLKPTVQPTVSLGGFEITPPVVLRLKSGSGPVYVSGQHLVALEDLGSSDEEEDDEEEENTESTRNSKRPAASTSKVPQKKPKLEDDEDDDDEDDEDFDEEDDDEEDEEDEEEETPVKKPTQVTKAKSAQKSNHNGKASAPSTPVKTPKKPEQKGKQEAKQQTPRTPKVPFTLEEIKVKMQSTLEKGSPLPKIEAKFTNYVKNCFRTDNKKIIDDLWNWRQALKDLK; encoded by the exons ATGGAAGACAGCATGGACATGGAGAACATGGCTCCCCTTCGCCCACAGAACTTCCTCTTCG gttgTGAACTTAAGGCAGACAAAAAGGagtatgtttttaaggtggatgatgatgaaaatgaacaCCAGTTGTCTTTGAGAACA GTTAGTTTAGGTGCTGGTGCTAAAGATGAACTACATATTGTTGAAGCAGAAGGGATGAGCTATGAAGGAAAAACATTAAAGATTGTGCTTGCATCCTTGAAACCGACTGTACAACCAACG GTATCTCTTGGTGGATTTGAAATTACACCTCCAGTTGTTTTGAGGCTTAAATCTGGTTCAGGTCCTGTGTATGTCAGTGGGCAGCATCTTGTTG cCTTAGAAGATTTGGGGTCATCtgatgaggaggaagatgatgaagaggaagaaaaTACAGAAAGCACAAGGAATTCAAAAAGGCCTGCTGCTTCCACATCAAAGGTTCCACAG AAAAAGCCAAAATTAGAAgacgatgaagatgatgatgacgaagacGATGAAGACTTTGATGA ggaggatgatgatgaagaggacgaagaggatgaggaggaagaaACACCAGTAAAAAAG CCTACTCAAGTTACAAAAGCAAAATCTGCTCAAAAATCAAACCACAATGGAAAAGCTTCTGCACCGTCCACACCAGTTAAAACTCCAAAA AAACCAGAACAAAAAGGGAAACAAGAGGCCAAGCAACAAACACCCAGGACTCCAAAGGTCCCCTTTACACTTGAAGAAATTAAAGTAAAAATGCAGTCAACATTAGAAAAG GGCAGTCCCCTTCCAAAAATTGAAGCCAAGTTTACAAACTACGTGAAGAATTGTTTCAGAACAGACAACAAGAAG ATTATTGATGACCTCTGGAATTGGAGACAGGCCCTGAAAGACCTAAAATAA